The segment GCCAAGCTTTGCGGAATGTCCCATCGCCGTTGGAAAGAAAGGTTTCTAACATCCGATGGGTATCTGCTGAGGCAAAACTGCCTTTTTCTTGCCGCAGGAAATCGGTTTTTCCATCGCCGTTGAAATCGCCAACCAGAAGATCTGTGAAGTCGCCGTTCATGGCAAAGTCATCGCCTTGCCAAGCTTTGCGGAATGTCCCATCGCCGTTGGAAAGAAAGGTTTCTAACATCCGATGGGTATCTGCTGAGGCAAAACTGCCTTTTTCTTGCCGCAGGAAATCGGTTTTTCCATCGCCATTGAAGTCAATCTTATTTCCCAAGGTCACATCAACGTTGAATGTCCCCAAAAAGTTTGCCAAGTTTAAGCGACCGCCACTCACTGTATTACCCTGTAAAGACGGTTTTGCATCAACGGATGCTAGAATTTTTGCTTTAATCTGAGCGGGAGTCGCATTTGGGTTTTTCGATAATGCTAAAGCTACCGCTCCAGCAACGTGCGGTGCAGCCATTGAAGTACCATTAAAGGATCTGTAGCGGTTCCCCGGTAATGTACTCAGAATACTGACACCTGGTGCGCCCAAATCTACGGTTTGTCGCCCAAAGTTGGAAAATCCGGCTAAATTATCATTCTTATCCGTTGCAGCGACTGAGATAACATTGGGCAGATCGTAGTTAGAAGGGTAATAGGGCGAAAAATCGGTGTTTTTGCCGTTATTTCCGGCAGCAGCTACAAAAACTGTACCAGAATCGTTGGCTCGCGCGATCGCGTCATTAAAGGCTTGAGAATAACCACCCCCGCCAAAACTGGCATTGATGACATCTGCCCCCATGTTCACTGCATAATCAACTGCCCGAATTGCGCCACTTGTCGAACCGTAACCATTTGCACCTAAAAACTTCAACGCCATCAGGCTGGCGTTAGGGCTAACCCCCACAATCCCAATATTGTTGTTGCCTACTGCGCCAATCGTTCCAGCAACGTGAGTGCCGTGACCTTCGTCATCCATTGGGTTACTGTCGTTATTCGCAAAGTCGTAGCCGTAGACATCATCTACAAAGCCATTACCATCATTATCAATCCCATCGCCTGCAATTTCACCGGGATTGCGCCACATATTTGCGGCTAAATCGGAATGGGTGTAATCAATTCCTGTATCAACTACAGCAACTTTAACCGAGTGACTCCCTATTGGACGCTGCCATGCTTCCGGTGCATCAATATCTGCATCGGGGGTTCCTCCAGTTTGTCCGGTATTGTTTAATGCCCATTGTGCTGCATAACCTGGATCGGAGGTTTCAATTGAGAGAACATAATTTAATTCTGTGGATTCAATGCTGCTATTCCCGACTAATGCCTGTTGAATTTGGGATAAATCTGTCTCTGGGGCAAATTTCCAAACCTGCCAAGAGCCTTGACTGTCAAGGTTTTCGGAATCAGTTACGCCAATCTCGGCGAAAAGGGTTTCTAACTCGCTGATTGGAGCGTCTGGATTAACATTAACTAAAAGTTCGCCCGGAATATATTCTGACCCGGTTTGTGGGTCGATGAGAACTGGAAAATCGGGATCGGGGTCAGGCGTGACAGGCTGAGTTTCTTCAATATCGTCGATGGATTCAGCATACTCAACCAATTCTTGCCCAATATCCGTCCCTCGCCAATCATTATTAGGATTGACCACCTCATCTAAATCCACAGCCTCCCCGGTTGCGCCTCGAACCTGGAAGACAATATCGTTATAATCCTGGTCAGTCCAACCATCAGTACGCAAATCCTCCAGCGCAAAGGTATTACCATCTCCCGTCACATCGGCGATTTGTCCGATGTGGAAAGCATCATCGGGGTTGGCGGTGGAAAGGGAGAAGAGGGGGTGGAGTTTGGAGGGTAAATCTTCCCCGGCTTCCAAAAGATCGCTGATTCGCTGCACCGAACCGTTGGGAACGAGCATCACCGCAAAGTTATCGCCGGGATTCATCTGGACGGTGGTTACGCCTTGGTAGTCCCCGGAGTTGAAGTTTCCTTCGGGAAGCGTCCCGCTAAATCTTGCGCCTTCGGTGAGGTCGGAAATAACCACATGACCCATTTCTGAGTCGCTTAAAGCACGTTGGGAGGCTTCGAGGATGAAGTCATGGAAGTCGTCGGGGTTGTTGAAGTCGAATCCGTCCATCCCTTCGAGGTTGAAGATTGCCAGTTCTCCTTCATATCCACCACCGTCAAAGAGGAAATCAACGCTGACTTCGCCACTGTCTCCAACGGTGAAGACTCCTTGTTCAAAGACGGAGATTTTGTCGCTGAGGTTGTCGAGGGGGAGAAGGTCAAAATCAGAATCATCGGGGGGTGCATCGCTGTCGAAGAAGTCAACGGGTTCGATGTCTGCGTCGTCAATGAGGGGGTCTAAGATCGGTTCTGGAAGGTCTATATCGGCAATATCGGGTAAGTCAATGTCGCTTCCTCCAATATCGATACCGTCGTCTCCACCGTCTATATCGACTAAACCGGAGGGGGTAAGGATGGGTTCGAGGATGAAGGTTTGGTCGAATCCTTGTTGAGGTTTGCGTTGAGATTGAGAGAGTTTGAAGAATCGTTGAAATAGACGCATAAAGGTTTCTCGTCCTGGTTAAGCTGAATTTGCTAGAGGCTGGCAACTTAATCTTGGAAATAGCCCCGTTTTGATAGGGATTGAAGACTAAGCTGAGTTTTTGCTTCTATAAGGTTTTCTGTATTAGCGCAGGGGTTTTATGCGGGGGGTTCCAATCTTTACTAAAGCTTTAAGAAAAAGAAGGGTGTGTAGGGACTTAATGTTTGTTGTCTCAAGACTTTCGCGCTAAAAAGCTTGTTTTTAAAGATTGTGTGAAGGTGCGTTAAATTTCGGGCGCGATCGCGCGATTTTAATTACAACAATAAGGCGCAAGTAATTTCAATCGAGTTTACGGTAAAATTTCACGCGAGAACAAATTCCTATCAATCCTAATACCAATAAACCCATCATTGTACGAGGTTCGGGAACAGTAGAAGGCTTGGAAAGTGCTTCCATTTTAAAATCTGCTGTTTTGGTATTAAATGCGAGTTGAAGAGGGAAAGCGCTTGGGTCTTCTGTATCAATGAGAGGATCGATCTCGGTCAAGGTAAATGAAGAAACACCACCTCCAAGTAAGGAGATAAAATCAACGTTTTCTCCGGGACTGAATTCTCCTAAAGTGGTATCGTCAACGGAGATTTTGAATGAATTATCTTCATCAATTCCAATGGGGAAATCGAGAATTTCTGTAAACAGAGAATCGTCGAGCATGGTGTAGCAAGACCCATACGCAGTAGGTGGATCGAACCAATGACGGGAGGGAACATCTTCAAATATCCACTGTCCGGATTCAACAATTTGGGGCAGAATTGGGTTATCTTGAGTCCAACCAATATTTCTCCAATTTCGATCGCTATTGGCAAGTAAGGCACGAGAAGAAGATGCATGATAAATCCATCGATTGTTGCCGCTCATGACCGATACAATCCAGCCATCTACTAATGCTTGGGTACAGATTTGACTGGGCGAGCCAAGTCCCATACATCCATTATTCCAAGTGACAGCATCGACACTGGTAATTTGTAATTCTGATGTAGGAAAATTGGTGTCTGTTGCTGCTTGGTTTAAAACCCGTTGCGCGACAGAATCGGGAAAGGGATCTTGTCGAAAAGTCTGGGCATTTGTTGGATTAGAAAGAAAGAGGTTGATGTTGACAGAGAGGGTCGCGATCGCGCAAATTTGAAAAAGGGAATTGTATTTCATTAATCTTGCTCTTTTCAGGCTCTATCCTTTTATCGGGACAAAAGCAAGATTTTTATGCAGGGGTTGAAATTTTTTTTGCGTGTAGTTGGGAAAAAAGAGCGAAATATCTTCTTCCTCAACACTTGCAGCCTATTGCATCCTGAATTTTTTTGTAACGATTTTGTTGCGTTGCGTAAAATCTCCTAGCAATTCTCGAAACCAAGAATAGAAGGAATCAATCCCCTTTACCCTTGAGGGAATTGAGGTGCGTTGCTCGATTTTAGGAAAAATTTGCGCATTAGCGCGGATTAAAACGATCTTGTTTTGGGCATTCTATCCCTAGAAACCCAAATTCAACAACGGGATTATCCTAAGACGATGCAACGCCAATTAAATTCTATTCAACCCCCAATCATGCAGGAATTCGATGCACGCTTAAAAAAATTGGCTCTGGAGGCGCAGCAGCACCCCCCGAAGTCTCGAAACCGTCAAAAGGTGCTGAGTCAACTGGTTACTGAGATTCAAAGCGCGCGCAACCTCGTGCGACCCTTTCGCGGAACATTTCGCCACCACTATCGGGAAATTTACGAGGAAGCAAAACATCGGCTATTCTGCCATATTTGCGAAAAAATAGAGCAGTACGATCCCAAACGTGAAGTGATGCAATGGGTTAATTTTCTCTTGCGCAAGCGATTTTTCGTTGAGGCGTGTCGCGAAAAATTTCCCCAGTATCGGGTCAAAGCAAAGACACAAGAAGAGACAAAATGGGTGAATTTAGATGCCTTAGAGGAGGGACAGTTGAGTTTGATGATGCCACAAGAAACGCCCTCTTTATCAGAAGAAATCCTGCAATGTTTGGAAGAAGATCCAGAAGGATTGTTTAAGCAAACTTATACCATTAAACCCGAAGCGAGTTTTTACGCGATCGCGCAACGCCGACTCAACGGTTACCGATGGAATGAAATTTCCGCAGAATTCGACCTTCCCGTCTCCACCCTCAGCAGCTTTTATCTACGCGCTCAAACCAAGTTTGCCTCAAAGTTTCAAGAATATTTATCCTCCTAATTCACCTCAATTGAAAGCAGCGAAGTATCATGATTACCATCACAGAAGAACAATTGATGTTTACCGTTCCCCTCACCCTAGAGGCGCACAAAATCGCCCAACAGTTCTATCGTCACCAGTCGCGTGCGGACAAAGCCAAGCAGGTGTATCTCAACACCCTAGCGGTTTACGCAGCGAACTATTACTTGCAATGCTTGGGATTTAAAACCAATATTGAAGCGGGTGACAGTTGGAACCCCCTGCTGCAAACCCTAAGCGACACAGCCGATTTAATCGTCACCGATTGGGGTAAATTGGAATGTCGTCCTGTACTCCCCGATGCAGAAGTTTGTCACATCCCCCCAGAGGCTTGGGAAGAAAGACGGGGATATCTCGCCGTGCAGTTCAACCGAGAACTAACAGAAGCGAAAATATTGGGGTTTATTCCCGAAACGAATCGAGAAATCGTTTCTTTATCTCAATTTCGCTCCTTAGAAGCGCTAATCGACCATTTACACGAACCTTCTCGCCAGAGCGCCCCTGTTCGCCTCAGTCAATGGCTGCAAGGGATTGTTGATGCGGGGTGGGAAACCCTTGACACTCTCCTGCAACCGCAACACCCCGAACTTGCCTTCAATTTTAGAAGTAATGGGGTGCGCGATCGCGCGAAGGTCATTCAACGAGGAAAATTATTGCACTTTGAAAATGCTCAACAACAAGTCGCGTTATTGGTTAGCATTCATCCCCCCAATGAGTCAGAAGTGCAGATTGTTGTAGAAGTCTGTTCCATTGACGAACAAACCCATCTTCCTCCCAACTTGCAGTTAATGATTCTCGACGAAAACGGCGAGGCGGTAATGCACGCTATTTCGCGCAGTACTCCAAGCATTCAGTTGGAATTTAGCGGCGAAATAGGGGAGTCGTTTGCCGTTAAAGTCATGCTAGATGACGATTATCTTCTTGAACCATTCGCGATTTAAGCGATAACCAAAATTGTCATAATTGAGAAATTTAATGCCTGAAACATCCAACTTTCAAATTGTCAAACTACAACCCGAACGGTGGCAAGAGTTTAGAGCATTACGACTAGAAGCCTTAAAGCTTCATCCCCAAACGTTTGTCTCCCTTTTTGAAGAAGAAGTTGAATTCAGTCCATCCCAATGGCAAGATTTCCTGACTCAAGACAAGTATGAATACTTGTTCGTGCAGGATAACCGTCAAAACAATCTAGTTGGAATGGGAGCCTTAGTCTGGCATCCCGGAAAAAAATACACTCACATGGCAGAGCTTGGCTCCGTGTTCATAAAAGCTGAGTTTAGACGACAAAAAGCTTTTACTCAGCTTTTACATTCCTTAGAAGAAGTCGGCAAGAAACGTGGCGTAGAGAAACTAATTAGTTATTGCGGCAAACGTAATATTGCTTCAGTTTCAGCTTACTTAAGTAATGGTTTCGAGATTGTCGGAAATCTGAGCAAGCAAATGAAAAATAATGGAGAATATTTTGATGAATATCTGTTAGAAAAATTTCTTTGATTTTTAGTGTTGCCTTTTCAGGATGTGCGGATTAACCAAGTTTCTCCCTTTCTTCGTCGGCGTGGGGTTGTCCCCTCTGCTCCCCTGCTTCGCCGTCAGACGCTGATGACTGTTGGCTGATAACTGAACAAGCGCCCTTTCCCATGAGATAATAAACTTTGTCTGCAAAAGTACGTAAAATCACTTAACTTTTCCGCGATCGCGCAGCAAAAGCTTAACTCATTTGGGGATGAAGCAGCAATGGTGCAGAAACCTGTAGGAAAGCGAACTTGGGTACATTTGTGTCTTTTAGGAAGCGTACTATTCGGATTCGGAAGCAGACGCGCCGTTGCGCAAATACTCCCCGATAACACCTTGGGGAACGAAAGCTCAACCCTCACCCCCAACGCAACCATCACAGGCGGTGCAACACGCGGTTCCAACCTCTTCCACAGCTTCTCTGAATTCAACATCAACAACGGACAAAGCGTTTACTTCACCAACCCCACAGGCATCGCCAACATCCTCACCCGCGTCACCGGAGGTAACCCCTCCAACATCCTCGGAACCTTGGGAGTCAACGGAACGGCAAACCTCTTCCTCCTCAACCCCAACGGCATCTTTTTTGGCCCCAATTCCCAACTCGACATCCGAGGTTCCTTCATTGCCACAACCGCCGACAGCATCCTGTTTGACAACGGTTTCGTCTTCAGTGCAGCCAACCCCCAAAACCCATCTTTACTAACCGTCAGCGTCCCCCTAGGGTTGCAGTACGGCACAAACAACACTGGAATTATTACCAACCGAGGCAATCTCGCTGTTGGGGGAAACTTAACGTTAAATGCCACCCAACTGGACTTGCAGGGAACCCTACAATCTGGAGGCGATTTAACCCTCCAGGGAACCGACACCGTAACCATTCGCGACACAACAACGACTCCCTTTATCGCAGCAGCAGGGGGAAAATTAGTCGTTCAAGGAAACCAATTTCTCGACATCTTCGCCTTGAATCACCCCGATAGCGGCTTCTTTTCTGGGGGAGAGATGGTGTTGCGCAGTGATGATGCGGTGAGTGGGGACGCATACTATTGGAGTGGAGGCAATTTTCGCATCGAGCAGTTGGATGGCAATTTGGGGGATTTATACAGTCCTTACGATCCAATTATTCTCGCGGGTGGGGATGTGAGCTTAGGGAACTACACCGGTCTCTCATTACACATCATCGCTGGGGGAAGTGTCACGATTACAGGAAATATCATAATTACCGGAGCAGACACCTTAGCCAATTCTCTTCAAGAAACCGTTACTTTATCGAATGGAAATACCGTAACAATAGATGGAAATGCTCGACCAACACTCGATATACGAGCTGGAACAACGGCTGTTGGAGCGCCCCTTGGCTGTACGGGATGTCCGCCAACTCCAGCAGGACTAATGCTAGGAGGAGTACCCAATAGTGCAGATATTACGATCGATGGAAATATTTCTATTACGCAACCCGACGGCTTAGTATTATTCACAAATAACGATCGGTCAAATGGATTAGCTGGAAATATTAATGTTAATGGATCGATTCGTACTTCTAGTGGAGCGGGAAATAGTGGCGATGTTTATGTTGATTCGAGAGGAAATTTAACATTTGCGGGCAACGGTTCTATCGATTCATCTGTCTTTTTTCCTACAGGAACGGGCGGAAATATCACGCTGTTATCCCAAGGTAACATTTCTCTTGAGAACCCAAATAACACAATCTTAAGTACGACCACTGGTGATGGTAAAGCTGGAGATATTAACATTAATGCGCGATCGATATTGTTGTCGGGTAGTTCAAGAATAAGTACTTTTACTTTCGGTGGCGGTCAAGGGGGAGACGTTAATATCATCGCTTCCGATTTGGTCAGGCTTGTCGGCAATCCTCCTAACAGCCCAACTGATGATAGTGCTATCATTGCAGCCACTAACGGTTCTGGTAATTCAGGCAGCGTGACGATAAAAACAAAGCGCTTCATCGCTCAGGATGGGGGTTTTATCTTTACAAGGACTTTGAATTCAGGACGAGGTGGTGATACAACGATTATTGCTGATGATTCAGTTGAAATCTTTGGCGCTCCAGTGCGCGATCGCGAAAGTGGTTTGTTTGCAGGCAGTCAAGGAGATGGAGTCGCAGGCGATATCAGAATTGAAACGGGACGTTTGCTAGTTAAAGAAGGCGGACAAGTTGCCAATGATAATTCCCGTGGAACCCTTGGTTCATCTGGCAATATTACAATTTCAGCAAGAGATTCGGTTGAGGTAATCAGCGTTCCTCCCTATGTTGGCGGTAAACCCACAGGAATTTTTACGTTTACACTAAACGATCGAGATGCTGGCGATCTGAGAATTGATACCAAACGCTTCGTCGTGCGGGATGGAGCATCCATTTCTACCACAACAACTGAAGGTGCGGGGAATGCAGGAGATTTAATCCTCAACGCATCCGAATCAATTCAAATCTCCGGTGTATCGCCAGTGGAGCCTAACCGTCTCAGTCGAGTTCGCACCTTGACCACGACTAGCGGAGAGGCAGGGAATTTAACACTAACGACGGGGAAACTTTTAGTAGAAACAGGGGGCTTTATCTCTGCTGCCACCTCTAGTACGGGTTCTGCCGGAACTTTAACTGTTAATGCGACGGACTTGATAGAAGTGGTAGGGGTTTCTACTGATGGACAGAACCAAAGTCAGCTCTTTTTTGATTCTTCAGGAACGGGTGCTGCGGGAGTTTTGAATATTAATACCGGACGATTGCAAGTTAGAGATGGCGGTAAAGTTTCAGCCGCAACCTCTGGTGCGGGGTCGGGGGGATTGCTGCAAGTCAATGCTGCGGACTCCGTACAAGTTACAGGAAGCTCTGCGGACGGTCAATTTGTCAGTAGTTTGTTTTTCGACAGTAGCGGTGCGGGTAATGCTGGAACCCTCAGAATTAATACCGATCAACTACTCGTTCAAAATGGGGGGAACGTCTCTGCGGGAACGTCTGCGTCGGGACAGGGAGGCATTTTAGAAGTGAATGCTTTTCGTTCGGTTGAAGTCGTCGGTACGTCTGCCAATGGTCAAAACCAAAGCAGATTGTTCTTTGATTCCTCTAGTACTGGCGATGCGGGAACATTGAGTATCGATACGCGACAGTTGCTCGTTCGAGATGGAGGATTGGTTTCTGCGGGAACATCTGCATCGGGACGAGGCGGATTTTTGGAGGTCAATGCTTCCGACTTGGTACAAATTAGTGGCAGTAAGGGTCAGTTTGCAAGCCGTTTATTTTTCGATAGTCGCGGTGCTGGTGATGCGAGAGGGATTGCGATTAGTACGGATCGCTTAACCGTAGAAAATGGCGGACAAGTCAGCGTTAATGGAACTGGAATGGGAACGGCTGGAAATTTACGAGTTGCGGCAAGTTCGGTACTTCTCGATAATCAAGGCAAGCTGCAAGTGACAAATACTTCTGGTGCGGGTAGCATTCAAATCTCAACTGGGAGTTTAACCGTTGAGAATCAATCGGAAATTTCAGTAAGCGGTATGGGATCGGGGGTATCGGGAAATTTAGAAATTTCGGCAGATTCGATTTTTCTCAATAATCAAGGGAATCTCCTGGCTGCAACTGAGTCTGGTGAAGGCGGAAATATTCAACTCAATGTAGCCAAGAATATTTTGCTGCGATTTAATAGCAACATTCTCACGGAAGCACGGGGGGTGGGAAATGGCGGCAACATTATTATCGATGCGGGTGGATTTGTCCTTGCTATTCTTCCTGAAAATAGCGATGTGGCAGCGACGGCAATTCAAGGTCGCGGGGGGAATATTTTTGTGACGGCAAAAGGGATATTTGGTTTTAGCTTTCCAGAACGGTTGGTGAGGACTCCTGAGAGCGATATTAGTGTGGGTTCGGTGTTAGGGATTAATGGAGCGACGGAGATTGTTGTGTTGGACTCGCCATCAGATATTCCACTACCTGACCGACCCGGTACGCCAACCTTAAGCGAGGGGTGTTCGGGAAATCGGGGTAGCGCTGAGGACGGGTCTGCCAGGGCTGAGTTTTACCATACTCGACGCGGGGGAATGCCGCCCAATCCCCGCAATATGCTGGTGAATAATGCGATACCAGCGCCGTGGGTGGAATTGGAGTCTGTATCGACGGAAGGGGTGGAAGCAACGGGATGGGTGCGGTTAGCGGACGGTCGAATTTTTTTGACGGCTGAGAATTCTTTGCAGGGGGGATACCCCATCGCTTGTCAGATTTCGGATTTCCCGCGATCGCGCTAATTGAAAGATAATTTAGAGAATGGTCAAATAAGTATCAATCAATTCGTCTGGTAACAGCATCAATTCGCTTCT is part of the Lusitaniella coriacea LEGE 07157 genome and harbors:
- a CDS encoding S8 family serine peptidase — protein: MRLFQRFFKLSQSQRKPQQGFDQTFILEPILTPSGLVDIDGGDDGIDIGGSDIDLPDIADIDLPEPILDPLIDDADIEPVDFFDSDAPPDDSDFDLLPLDNLSDKISVFEQGVFTVGDSGEVSVDFLFDGGGYEGELAIFNLEGMDGFDFNNPDDFHDFILEASQRALSDSEMGHVVISDLTEGARFSGTLPEGNFNSGDYQGVTTVQMNPGDNFAVMLVPNGSVQRISDLLEAGEDLPSKLHPLFSLSTANPDDAFHIGQIADVTGDGNTFALEDLRTDGWTDQDYNDIVFQVRGATGEAVDLDEVVNPNNDWRGTDIGQELVEYAESIDDIEETQPVTPDPDPDFPVLIDPQTGSEYIPGELLVNVNPDAPISELETLFAEIGVTDSENLDSQGSWQVWKFAPETDLSQIQQALVGNSSIESTELNYVLSIETSDPGYAAQWALNNTGQTGGTPDADIDAPEAWQRPIGSHSVKVAVVDTGIDYTHSDLAANMWRNPGEIAGDGIDNDGNGFVDDVYGYDFANNDSNPMDDEGHGTHVAGTIGAVGNNNIGIVGVSPNASLMALKFLGANGYGSTSGAIRAVDYAVNMGADVINASFGGGGYSQAFNDAIARANDSGTVFVAAAGNNGKNTDFSPYYPSNYDLPNVISVAATDKNDNLAGFSNFGRQTVDLGAPGVSILSTLPGNRYRSFNGTSMAAPHVAGAVALALSKNPNATPAQIKAKILASVDAKPSLQGNTVSGGRLNLANFLGTFNVDVTLGNKIDFNGDGKTDFLRQEKGSFASADTHRMLETFLSNGDGTFRKAWQGDDFAMNGDFTDLLVGDFNGDGKTDFLRQEKGSFASADTHRMLETFLSNGDGTFRKAW
- a CDS encoding sigma-70 family RNA polymerase sigma factor; the encoded protein is MGILSLETQIQQRDYPKTMQRQLNSIQPPIMQEFDARLKKLALEAQQHPPKSRNRQKVLSQLVTEIQSARNLVRPFRGTFRHHYREIYEEAKHRLFCHICEKIEQYDPKREVMQWVNFLLRKRFFVEACREKFPQYRVKAKTQEETKWVNLDALEEGQLSLMMPQETPSLSEEILQCLEEDPEGLFKQTYTIKPEASFYAIAQRRLNGYRWNEISAEFDLPVSTLSSFYLRAQTKFASKFQEYLSS
- a CDS encoding DUF1822 family protein, coding for MITITEEQLMFTVPLTLEAHKIAQQFYRHQSRADKAKQVYLNTLAVYAANYYLQCLGFKTNIEAGDSWNPLLQTLSDTADLIVTDWGKLECRPVLPDAEVCHIPPEAWEERRGYLAVQFNRELTEAKILGFIPETNREIVSLSQFRSLEALIDHLHEPSRQSAPVRLSQWLQGIVDAGWETLDTLLQPQHPELAFNFRSNGVRDRAKVIQRGKLLHFENAQQQVALLVSIHPPNESEVQIVVEVCSIDEQTHLPPNLQLMILDENGEAVMHAISRSTPSIQLEFSGEIGESFAVKVMLDDDYLLEPFAI
- a CDS encoding GNAT family N-acetyltransferase; amino-acid sequence: MPETSNFQIVKLQPERWQEFRALRLEALKLHPQTFVSLFEEEVEFSPSQWQDFLTQDKYEYLFVQDNRQNNLVGMGALVWHPGKKYTHMAELGSVFIKAEFRRQKAFTQLLHSLEEVGKKRGVEKLISYCGKRNIASVSAYLSNGFEIVGNLSKQMKNNGEYFDEYLLEKFL
- a CDS encoding two-partner secretion domain-containing protein, which gives rise to MVQKPVGKRTWVHLCLLGSVLFGFGSRRAVAQILPDNTLGNESSTLTPNATITGGATRGSNLFHSFSEFNINNGQSVYFTNPTGIANILTRVTGGNPSNILGTLGVNGTANLFLLNPNGIFFGPNSQLDIRGSFIATTADSILFDNGFVFSAANPQNPSLLTVSVPLGLQYGTNNTGIITNRGNLAVGGNLTLNATQLDLQGTLQSGGDLTLQGTDTVTIRDTTTTPFIAAAGGKLVVQGNQFLDIFALNHPDSGFFSGGEMVLRSDDAVSGDAYYWSGGNFRIEQLDGNLGDLYSPYDPIILAGGDVSLGNYTGLSLHIIAGGSVTITGNIIITGADTLANSLQETVTLSNGNTVTIDGNARPTLDIRAGTTAVGAPLGCTGCPPTPAGLMLGGVPNSADITIDGNISITQPDGLVLFTNNDRSNGLAGNINVNGSIRTSSGAGNSGDVYVDSRGNLTFAGNGSIDSSVFFPTGTGGNITLLSQGNISLENPNNTILSTTTGDGKAGDININARSILLSGSSRISTFTFGGGQGGDVNIIASDLVRLVGNPPNSPTDDSAIIAATNGSGNSGSVTIKTKRFIAQDGGFIFTRTLNSGRGGDTTIIADDSVEIFGAPVRDRESGLFAGSQGDGVAGDIRIETGRLLVKEGGQVANDNSRGTLGSSGNITISARDSVEVISVPPYVGGKPTGIFTFTLNDRDAGDLRIDTKRFVVRDGASISTTTTEGAGNAGDLILNASESIQISGVSPVEPNRLSRVRTLTTTSGEAGNLTLTTGKLLVETGGFISAATSSTGSAGTLTVNATDLIEVVGVSTDGQNQSQLFFDSSGTGAAGVLNINTGRLQVRDGGKVSAATSGAGSGGLLQVNAADSVQVTGSSADGQFVSSLFFDSSGAGNAGTLRINTDQLLVQNGGNVSAGTSASGQGGILEVNAFRSVEVVGTSANGQNQSRLFFDSSSTGDAGTLSIDTRQLLVRDGGLVSAGTSASGRGGFLEVNASDLVQISGSKGQFASRLFFDSRGAGDARGIAISTDRLTVENGGQVSVNGTGMGTAGNLRVAASSVLLDNQGKLQVTNTSGAGSIQISTGSLTVENQSEISVSGMGSGVSGNLEISADSIFLNNQGNLLAATESGEGGNIQLNVAKNILLRFNSNILTEARGVGNGGNIIIDAGGFVLAILPENSDVAATAIQGRGGNIFVTAKGIFGFSFPERLVRTPESDISVGSVLGINGATEIVVLDSPSDIPLPDRPGTPTLSEGCSGNRGSAEDGSARAEFYHTRRGGMPPNPRNMLVNNAIPAPWVELESVSTEGVEATGWVRLADGRIFLTAENSLQGGYPIACQISDFPRSR